In Drosophila yakuba strain Tai18E2 chromosome X, Prin_Dyak_Tai18E2_2.1, whole genome shotgun sequence, a single genomic region encodes these proteins:
- the LOC6525863 gene encoding succinate dehydrogenase [ubiquinone] iron-sulfur subunit gives MNLLRRQPRLLSKRSTWLLRDYLVANGDVSKPVSNPAASMSSLSISGPALAAAASVSAVSAVSAVSLVSRCTHSSFQGGGQGTGGRARRGSVTGGAAAAGGNAARRQYSGGPAPAGSAKPGGAAAAGSAKPGGASTGKPASGNAPAAPPPPPPPPPPPPAAGKSAPPMKAKKPRMKTFEIYRWKPGDQPQTQTYSVDLEQCGAMVLDALIKIKTELDPTLTFRRSCREGICGSCAMNINGTNTLACVSSIDQNESKCCRIYPLPHLYVVRDLVPDMSQFYDQYRSIQPWLQRKDLKREAGSAQYLQSVDDRLVLDGLYECILCACCQTACPSYWWNSNKYLGPAVLMQAYRWVIDSRDEATEQRLDFLKDPWKLYRCHSIMNCTNTCPKHLNPARAIIQLKQLLVGLKKKGKPQIKTDALFAGKA, from the exons ATGAATTTGCTGCGCCGGCAGCCTCGGCTGCTAAGTAAGCGGTCCACGTGGCTGCTGCGGGATTACTTGGTGGCCAACGGAGATGTGTCCAAACCCGTTTCCAATCCTGCGGCGTCTATGTCCTCCCTATCGATATCCGGACCAGCGTTGGCTGCCGCCGCCTCAGTATCCGCAGTATCCGCCGTATCCGCCGTATCCCTGGTATCCAGGTGCACCCACTCCAGCTTCCAAGGAGGTGGACAAGGAACAG GAGGAAGAGCCCGCAGAGGATCAGTCaccggaggagcagcagcagcaggaggaaaCGCCGCAAGAAGACAATACTCCGGAGGACCAGCCCCAGCCGGATCCGCCAAGCCGGGAGGAGCAGCCGCCGCCGGATCCGCCAAGCCCGGAGGAGCGTCCACCGGAAAGCCAGCTTCGGGCAACGCCccagcagctcctccgcctccgcctcctccaccgcctccaCCACCTGCAGCAGGCAAATCTGCACCCCCCATGAAAGCCAAGAAACCGCGAATGAAGACCTTCGAGATCTACCGCTGGAAGCCCGGTGATCAGCCGCAGACGCAAACCTACTCGGTGGATCTGGAGCAGTGCGGCGCCATGGTGCTGGACGCCCTGATCAAGATCAAGACCGAGTTGGATCCCACGCTGACCTTCAGGCGCTCCTGTCGCGAGGGCATCTGCGGCTCCTGTGCGATGAACATCAATGGTACGAACACCCTGGCCTGCGTGTCGTCCATCGACCAGAATGAGAGCAAGTGCTGCCGCATCTATCCACTGCCCCACTTGTATGTGGTGCGGGATTTGGTGCCGGACATGAGCCAGTTCTACGACCAGTACCGCTCCATTCAGCCGTGGCTGCAGCGCAAGGATCTCAAGCGCGAAGCTGGATCGGCACAGTATCTGCAGTCGGTGGATGATCGCCTGGTGCTGGACGGCCTGTACGAGTGCATCCTGTGCGCCTGCTGCCAGACCGCCTGTCCATCCTACTGGTGGAACAGCAACAAGTACCTGGGCCCCGCCGTCCTCATGCAGGCCTATCGCTGGGTCATTGATTCCAG GGACGAGGCCACCGAGCAGCGACTGGACTTCCTCAAGGATCCGTGGAAGCTGTACCGCTGCCACTCCATCATGAACTGCACCAACACGTGCCCCAAGCACCTCAATCCGGCTCGAGCCATCATCCAGCTGAAGCAGCTGCTCGTGGGTCTGAAGAAGAAGGGGAAGCCCCAGATCAAGACCGACGCCCTCTTCGCTGGAAAGGCATAG
- the LOC6525864 gene encoding dual specificity protein phosphatase 3 isoform X4, with the protein MSWRYASPSRLETSEQTTGRQLQRVLHYSMAPSRALPGLRRAECAIHDVDCDEVYPGIYIGDAAAAKNKTYLRLMGITHVLNAAEGCRYGQVDTGHSYYRDMPSIRYMGFPMVDAPTTDISRYFYVASKFIDSAISSGGKILVHCLVGMSRSATCVLAYLMICRKMSAVDAIRTVRMRRDIRPNDGFLQQLADLDMELKRKNLYPY; encoded by the exons ATGTCATGGAGATATGCG TCGCCCAGCCGCCTGGAGACCTCCGAACAGACCACAGGACGCCAGCTGCAGCGAGTCCTGCACTACTCGATGGCTCCTAGCCGGGCACTTCCAGGATTAAGACGCGCCGAGTGCGCCATCCACGACGTTGACTGTGATGAGGTCTATCCGGGCATCTACATTGGTGATGC TGCGGCGGCCAAGAACAAAACGTATCTGAGATTGATGGGCATCACCCATGTGCTGAACGCGGCCGAGGGATGTCGGTATGGTCAGGTGGACACTGGACACAGTTACTACCGGGATATGCCCAGCATCAG GTACATGGGCTTCCCCATGGTCGATGCCCCAACGACAGACATCTCGCGCTACTTCTACGTGGCCTCCAAGTTCATCGACAGCGCCATCAGCAGCGGCG GCAAGATCCTGGTCCACTGCCTGGTGGGCATGTCGCGGTCGGCCACCTGTGTGCTGGCCTACCTGATGATCTGCCGGAAGATGTCGGCGGTGGACGCGATACGCACGGTGCGGATGAGGCGCGATATCCGGCCGAATGACGGATTCCTGCAGCAGCTGGCCGACTTGGACATGGAGCTCAAGCGCAAGAACCTGTATCCCTACTAG
- the LOC6525864 gene encoding dual specificity protein phosphatase 3 isoform X2 produces the protein MSWRYALLTDRYSSSIGDRYSPHYYQSPSRLETSEQTTGRQLQRVLHYSMAPSRALPGLRRAECAIHDVDCDEVYPGIYIGDAAAAKNKTYLRLMGITHVLNAAEGCRYGQVDTGHSYYRDMPSIRYMGFPMVDAPTTDISRYFYVASKFIDSAISSGGKILVHCLVGMSRSATCVLAYLMICRKMSAVDAIRTVRMRRDIRPNDGFLQQLADLDMELKRKNLYPY, from the exons ATGTCATGGAGATATGCG CTTCTCACAGACAGATACAGCAGCAGTATCGGCGATAGATATAGTCCCCACTATTATCAG TCGCCCAGCCGCCTGGAGACCTCCGAACAGACCACAGGACGCCAGCTGCAGCGAGTCCTGCACTACTCGATGGCTCCTAGCCGGGCACTTCCAGGATTAAGACGCGCCGAGTGCGCCATCCACGACGTTGACTGTGATGAGGTCTATCCGGGCATCTACATTGGTGATGC TGCGGCGGCCAAGAACAAAACGTATCTGAGATTGATGGGCATCACCCATGTGCTGAACGCGGCCGAGGGATGTCGGTATGGTCAGGTGGACACTGGACACAGTTACTACCGGGATATGCCCAGCATCAG GTACATGGGCTTCCCCATGGTCGATGCCCCAACGACAGACATCTCGCGCTACTTCTACGTGGCCTCCAAGTTCATCGACAGCGCCATCAGCAGCGGCG GCAAGATCCTGGTCCACTGCCTGGTGGGCATGTCGCGGTCGGCCACCTGTGTGCTGGCCTACCTGATGATCTGCCGGAAGATGTCGGCGGTGGACGCGATACGCACGGTGCGGATGAGGCGCGATATCCGGCCGAATGACGGATTCCTGCAGCAGCTGGCCGACTTGGACATGGAGCTCAAGCGCAAGAACCTGTATCCCTACTAG
- the LOC6525864 gene encoding dual specificity phosphatase 29 isoform X5, producing the protein MAPSRALPGLRRAECAIHDVDCDEVYPGIYIGDAAAAKNKTYLRLMGITHVLNAAEGCRYGQVDTGHSYYRDMPSIRRSHKDCVFRYMGFPMVDAPTTDISRYFYVASKFIDSAISSGGKILVHCLVGMSRSATCVLAYLMICRKMSAVDAIRTVRMRRDIRPNDGFLQQLADLDMELKRKNLYPY; encoded by the exons ATGGCTCCTAGCCGGGCACTTCCAGGATTAAGACGCGCCGAGTGCGCCATCCACGACGTTGACTGTGATGAGGTCTATCCGGGCATCTACATTGGTGATGC TGCGGCGGCCAAGAACAAAACGTATCTGAGATTGATGGGCATCACCCATGTGCTGAACGCGGCCGAGGGATGTCGGTATGGTCAGGTGGACACTGGACACAGTTACTACCGGGATATGCCCAGCATCAG ACGCAGCCATAAGGATTGTGTTTTTAGGTACATGGGCTTCCCCATGGTCGATGCCCCAACGACAGACATCTCGCGCTACTTCTACGTGGCCTCCAAGTTCATCGACAGCGCCATCAGCAGCGGCG GCAAGATCCTGGTCCACTGCCTGGTGGGCATGTCGCGGTCGGCCACCTGTGTGCTGGCCTACCTGATGATCTGCCGGAAGATGTCGGCGGTGGACGCGATACGCACGGTGCGGATGAGGCGCGATATCCGGCCGAATGACGGATTCCTGCAGCAGCTGGCCGACTTGGACATGGAGCTCAAGCGCAAGAACCTGTATCCCTACTAG
- the LOC6525864 gene encoding dual specificity protein phosphatase 3 isoform X1 has product MSWRYALLTDRYSSSIGDRYSPHYYQSPSRLETSEQTTGRQLQRVLHYSMAPSRALPGLRRAECAIHDVDCDEVYPGIYIGDAAAAKNKTYLRLMGITHVLNAAEGCRYGQVDTGHSYYRDMPSIRRSHKDCVFRYMGFPMVDAPTTDISRYFYVASKFIDSAISSGGKILVHCLVGMSRSATCVLAYLMICRKMSAVDAIRTVRMRRDIRPNDGFLQQLADLDMELKRKNLYPY; this is encoded by the exons ATGTCATGGAGATATGCG CTTCTCACAGACAGATACAGCAGCAGTATCGGCGATAGATATAGTCCCCACTATTATCAG TCGCCCAGCCGCCTGGAGACCTCCGAACAGACCACAGGACGCCAGCTGCAGCGAGTCCTGCACTACTCGATGGCTCCTAGCCGGGCACTTCCAGGATTAAGACGCGCCGAGTGCGCCATCCACGACGTTGACTGTGATGAGGTCTATCCGGGCATCTACATTGGTGATGC TGCGGCGGCCAAGAACAAAACGTATCTGAGATTGATGGGCATCACCCATGTGCTGAACGCGGCCGAGGGATGTCGGTATGGTCAGGTGGACACTGGACACAGTTACTACCGGGATATGCCCAGCATCAG ACGCAGCCATAAGGATTGTGTTTTTAGGTACATGGGCTTCCCCATGGTCGATGCCCCAACGACAGACATCTCGCGCTACTTCTACGTGGCCTCCAAGTTCATCGACAGCGCCATCAGCAGCGGCG GCAAGATCCTGGTCCACTGCCTGGTGGGCATGTCGCGGTCGGCCACCTGTGTGCTGGCCTACCTGATGATCTGCCGGAAGATGTCGGCGGTGGACGCGATACGCACGGTGCGGATGAGGCGCGATATCCGGCCGAATGACGGATTCCTGCAGCAGCTGGCCGACTTGGACATGGAGCTCAAGCGCAAGAACCTGTATCCCTACTAG
- the LOC6525862 gene encoding fl(2)d-associated complex component produces MEKKAKESLRRYKKAARHSATHSSSSDSTSDSDSGSSSYSSTDSEQGVGGGGGGGGVGGPGSAGGPAGSGSVHGHPHPHGHGHHPRSAERHHRKKKSSRRGGSSSGDEPSSSRRKRDKRDHVQKKLVAKRNHIKRKLKEARLKKRAAAALSGHVHRSLSPTTRAKLKKLAERKRLRAASKEQRERDKLRVVQRDRERDHHRLGSSRSPPSSSTTTTTKIRIHQDIVGKRQKSPGLGSGLGGGSSSSSSRMHHQLMSREKIIIQTRARGRTPSLERERERERERERERERERHDLSLRERDRRDRERERAEREAARDKERAEALARCQERQRERERLAREKLRRQEEEEGGKRGGPGRDLDLPPYGSRERSLDTVERERERERGGRHVRDKRELDPYEREQEYLEERHGHGLIDEMRRYRRRDLSPLPEHYAPRMRDPRELYSEEERERAYKRAYLDARYSSREREAWLEARELRERELQGREYRDLETEDTLYPDERERLIRDRERDRERERDRERERNIGPRGDFRPEWEREWEEDGAGGGPGGPSGTPGRPGGFVGGPKRGKPPAHSGGGGPPSQQQHHSASEPDWDADERERERERERERDRERERDREDRPDTGSGGAGGERPSIKNEPAWLEHDQREKPRAWQQQSSNTGGDWRDNDDAPPPPAHPHPASPHHHVHPRGERGSGRGFRRGGHGHGDHGERPGYRSHPPPLMTLPVQPPGGYSRGFPHKRLPYGAARDGGALGARDGGLPGSSTFLKKHTHAPLVSPTQTPLLNPLINPAKPNAAAQASAVAAATTAVAAAKAAAQSAANATTNPGILAQVSKLNTVCIKQEDASEDSAGTPELGAQDSPTQNLNLNQSLTSEGNPVKQEPIRTSAVEGELSEISDSDDDILNKTDKVRPKSELPTETEQEMDTNAEEVKSEGLHGVAGHPIKGEEVDEVLDFEEISDGELEEDARHKGIGDALGVDWQGLIAETRQQATEAQAAQQGVDRGTSAKQRWQPHRVLLDMGISFGMAGESYARRVMEEARQQLIQEKEQCQQRERERELDGDQEPPAKIASPLLDYREFLASQQQLEPLACVQMGLRSAAVERQRLVGNVCGPGSRALSARQDLRLRRQLCGLPARECEFPRSVPIVGEGLRNLAMQMFQRRLLDVK; encoded by the exons ATGGAGAAGAAGGCCAAGGAGTCGCTGCGCCGCTACAAGAAGGCCGCCCGCCACAGTGCGACGCACTCAAGCAGCTCGGACTCCACCTCGGACTCGGACAGCGGGAGCAGCTCGTACAGCAGCACGGACAGCGAGCAGGGCGtgggcggtggcggcggcggcggaggagtgGGCGGACCTGGTAGCGCTGGTGGACCCGCTGGCAGTGGCAGCGTCCACGGGCATCCACATCCCCACGGCCATGGACATCATCCACGATCCGCGGAACGGCATCATCGCAAAAAGAAGAGCTCACGGCGCGGCGGCAGCTCGTCCGGAGATGAGCCCTCGTCGTCGCGTCGCAAGCGAGACAAACGGGATCATGTGCAAAAGAAGCTGGTGGCCAAGCGGAATCACATCAAACGGAAGCTGAAGGAGGCGCGTCTGAAGAAACGCGCCGCCGCCGCGCTCAGTGGTCACGTCCATCGCTCCCTGTCGCCGACGACGCGGGCCAAGCTGAAGAAGCTGGCCGAGCGGAAACGACTACGGGCCGCCAGCAAGGAGCAACGGGAGCGGGACAAGCTGCGTGTCGTCCAACGGGACAGGGAGCGAGACCATCATCGAttgggcagcagcaggagtccgccgagcagcagcacgaccaccaccaccaaaaTTCGCATCCACCAGGACATCGTGGGAAAGCGGCAAAAGAGTCCAG GCTTAGGTTCTGGTCTTGgaggcggcagcagcagctcatccTCGCGTATGCATCACCAGCTGATGTCGCGGGAGAAGATCATCATCCAGACCCGCGCACGTGGACGTACTCCGTCCCTGGAACGGGAGCGGGAAAGGGAGCGTGAGCGAGAACGAGAAAGGGAGCGTGAACGCCACGATCTCTCCTTGCGGGAGCGAGATCGTCGGGATCGGGAGCGCGAGCGTGCAGAACGTGAGGCAGCCAGGGACAAGGAGCGCGCAGAGGCCTTGGCTCGCTGTCAGGAACGTCAACGGGAGCGGGAACGGTTGGCTCGCGAGAAATTGCGCCGccaggaggaagaggagggTGGCAAGCGCGGTGGTCCCGGTAGAGACTTGGATCTACCGCCATATGGCAGCCGGGAGCGATCCCTGGATACCGTCGAAAGGGAAAGAGAGCGCGAAAGAGGCGGTCGTCATGTGCGCGATAAGCGGGAGCTGGATCCCTATGAGCGTGAGCAAGAGTATCTGGAGGAACGCCATGGCCACGGGCTGATCGACGAGATGCGCAGGTATCGGCGCAGAGATCTCAGTCCCCTGCCCGAGCACTATGCGCCCAGGATGCGCGATCCGCGGGAACTGTACTCCGAGGAGGAGCGTGAGAG GGCCTACAAACGCGCCTATCTGGATGCCCGCTATTCGTCGCGGGAACGAGAAGCCTGGCTAGAAGCACGCGAGTTGCGGGAACGGGAGTTGCAAGGACGCGAGTATCGCGACCTTGAAACGGAAGACACCCTCTATCCGGATGAGCGAGAACGTCTAATCCGGGACAGGGAGCGGGATCGGGAGCGAGAGCGTGACCGTGAAAGGGAGCGCAATATTGGACCCCGTGGCGACTTTCGACCGGAGTGGGAGCGCGAGTGGGAGGAGGATGGCGCTGGTGGCGGCCCAGGGGGACCTAGTGGAACTCCTGGTCGACCTGGTGGCTTTGTAGGCGGTCCCAAGCGGGGCAAGCCACCAGCTCATTCGGGCGGAGGAGGACCTccatcgcagcagcagcaccattCTGCTTCGGAGCCCGACTGGGATGCCGACGAGCGGGAGCGAGAGCGGGAACGAGAACGAGAGCGCGATCGGGAACGTGAACGAGATCGCGAGGATCGGCCGGACACTGGAAGCGGAGGCGCTGGCGGCGAGCGGCCGTCTATTAAAAACGAGCCCGCGTGGTTGGAGCACGATCAGCGTGAGAAACCACGCGCCTGGCAGCAGCAGTCGTCCAACACTGGAGGCGATTGGCGGGATAACGATGATGCCCCGCCACCACCagcccatccacatccagctTCGCCGCACCACCATGTGCATCCGAGGGGCGAACGTGGATCCGGCAGAGGATTCCGGCGAGGTGGCCACGGTCATGGCGATCACGGCGAGCGGCCCGGCTACCGATCACATCCGCCACCGCTGATGACGTTGCCGGTGCAACCACCAGGCGGCTATTCCCGCGGATTTCCGCACAAACGACTGCCTTACGGAGCTGCCCGCGATGGCGGCGCACTGGGAGCCCGGGATGGCGGTCTGCCCGGTTCCTCCACCTTTCTCAAGAAGCACACGCACGCACCGCTGGTCTCACCGACGCAGACACCGCTACTGAATCCACTCATCAATCCAGCCAAACCGAATGCAGCCGCACAGGCGAGTGCAGTGGCGGCGGCCAcaacagcagtggcagcagcgaAGGCGGCGGCTCAAAGTGCCGCCAATGCCACCACTAATCCCGGAATACTGGCTCAG GTGAGCAAACTGAACACTGTGTGCATCAAGCAGGAAGATGCGTCTGAGGACTCGGCAGGCACACCCGAATTGGGTGCCCAGGATTCGCCGACCCAGAATCTAAACCTGAATCAGTCGCTGACTTCCGAGGGCAATCCAGTTAAGCAGGAGCCAATCCGCACCAGCGCCGTCGAGGGTGAGCTGAGCGAGATTAGCGACAGCGACGATGACATCCTCAATAAAACGGACAAGGTGCGGCCCAAGAGCGAACTGCCAACGGAGACGGAGCAGGAAATGGACACCAATGCAGAGGAGGTCAAAAGCGAGGGACTCCACGGTGTGGCAGGGCATCCGATTAAGGGCGAGGAGGTGGACGAGGTGCTGGACTTTGAGGAAATATCCGATGGCGAGCTGGAGGAGGATGCGCGGCACAAAG GCATTGGCGATGCTTTGGGCGTAGACTGGCAGGGATTGATAGCAGAGACGCGCCAGCAGGCCACCGAAGCACAGGCGGCGCAGCAGGGCGTGGACCGCGGCACATCCGCCAAGCAGAGATGGCAGCCACATCGCGTGCTCCTCGACATGGGCATATCGTTTGGCATGGCGGGCGAGAGCTACGCACGTCGCGTCATGGAGGAGGCGCGCCAGCAGTTGAtccaggagaaggagcagtGCCAGCAGCGCGAGAGGGAGCGCGAACTGGATGGCGACCAGGAGCCGCCGGCTAAGATAGCCTCGCCACTGCTCGACTACCGCGAATTCCTGGCCAGCCAACAGCAGCTGGAGCCACTGGCCTGCGTGCAGATGGGTCTTCGCAGCGCCGCCGTCGAGCGCCAGCGATTGGTGGGCAATGTCTGCGGTCCGGGCAGTCGAGCCCTAAGTGCTCGCCAGGATTTGCGCTTGCGCCGCCAGCTGTGCGGTCTGCCAGCGCGAGAATGCGAGTTCCCGCGTAGTGTTCCCATTGTGGGCGAGGGACTGCGCAACCTGGCCATGCAAATGTTCCAGCGCAGGCTCCTGGATGTCAAATGA
- the LOC6525864 gene encoding dual specificity protein phosphatase 3 isoform X3: MSWRYASPSRLETSEQTTGRQLQRVLHYSMAPSRALPGLRRAECAIHDVDCDEVYPGIYIGDAAAAKNKTYLRLMGITHVLNAAEGCRYGQVDTGHSYYRDMPSIRRSHKDCVFRYMGFPMVDAPTTDISRYFYVASKFIDSAISSGGKILVHCLVGMSRSATCVLAYLMICRKMSAVDAIRTVRMRRDIRPNDGFLQQLADLDMELKRKNLYPY; encoded by the exons ATGTCATGGAGATATGCG TCGCCCAGCCGCCTGGAGACCTCCGAACAGACCACAGGACGCCAGCTGCAGCGAGTCCTGCACTACTCGATGGCTCCTAGCCGGGCACTTCCAGGATTAAGACGCGCCGAGTGCGCCATCCACGACGTTGACTGTGATGAGGTCTATCCGGGCATCTACATTGGTGATGC TGCGGCGGCCAAGAACAAAACGTATCTGAGATTGATGGGCATCACCCATGTGCTGAACGCGGCCGAGGGATGTCGGTATGGTCAGGTGGACACTGGACACAGTTACTACCGGGATATGCCCAGCATCAG ACGCAGCCATAAGGATTGTGTTTTTAGGTACATGGGCTTCCCCATGGTCGATGCCCCAACGACAGACATCTCGCGCTACTTCTACGTGGCCTCCAAGTTCATCGACAGCGCCATCAGCAGCGGCG GCAAGATCCTGGTCCACTGCCTGGTGGGCATGTCGCGGTCGGCCACCTGTGTGCTGGCCTACCTGATGATCTGCCGGAAGATGTCGGCGGTGGACGCGATACGCACGGTGCGGATGAGGCGCGATATCCGGCCGAATGACGGATTCCTGCAGCAGCTGGCCGACTTGGACATGGAGCTCAAGCGCAAGAACCTGTATCCCTACTAG